The nucleotide sequence GGTTGAACCGACAATCGACGCGTGGAACGGCGTCGTGCTATCTCGACGTGGACGCCAGCGGGAAATCGGTGGTGGTCGCGAACTATACGTCCGGCAACGTTGCTGCATTGCCGGTACGCGAGGATGGATCGCTCGAGGAAGCTGCCTCGTTTATCCAACACGAAGGATCTAGTGTCGATCCTAAGCGTCAAAAGGGACCGAACGCACACAGTATCGTGATCAGTCCCGATAACCGCTTTGCATTGGCGGCCGATTTGGGGATCGACAAGGTGTTGATTTATCGACTCGATGCGGACAACGGCAAACTGGTCGCAAGCGACGTGCAACCGTTCGCGAAATTGCCACCTGGCTCGGGACCTCGCCACTTGACCTTCGATCCGAGCGGTCAACGGGTGTATGTCATTAACGAGTTGACGAACACGGTGACCTACTTCACCTATGGCACGGAATCGGGCACGTTAACGCCTCAGCAAACGATTTCCACGTTGCCCGAGGGTTTCTCCGGTACGAGCAATTGCGCAGACTTGAAAATCACGCCGGATGGCCAGTTCTTGTACGGCACCAATCGTGGGCACGACAGTATCGCGATCTATCGCATCGGTTCGGATGGCCGGTTGAGTCTGGTCGGTATTGAACCCAGCTTGGGTGGCGGCCCACAGAATTTGTTGATCACTCCCGACGGTCGCTGGTTAATTTGTGCGAACATGGTCGGGAACAACGTGAGGGTGTTTCGAATCGATTCAAAGACCGGTGGGTTGACCGCTAGCGGAGATCCGATTTCGGTCTCCATGCCAGCCTGTGTGCGTTGGTTGTCGTCAAATTAAACAATTCAACACGTAATGAAATGTGATCGATAATCACAACCCGACGCGTAAGTTTTGAAGTTGCGTTATTGCCGTTTTCCAGCAAATCACAACCCGAAGCGTGAGCGAGGGACCGAATCAGAAACGATAGTCCCTCGCTGACGCGTTGGGTTATCTGAACCGTGAATCATACGTTTACCGAATGGCACGTCTGTGCGGGCTTAACGACCTTTAAAGATGAGTATCCAAGCAATGAAGTCTAAAACAATCGCAAACTCGCTTTCTTCTTCGACGCGGCGGCAATTTCTCGCCACCGCCACCGCCGTGACCGCTGGCGGTTTGGTTCTGCCTAGCAGCGAGTTGCACGCGGCAGCGTCCGACATTCGTTCCACGGATCACTTTTGGTATCGGCTTGCCCCGGAAGGGCCGTACATCGATTCCCAGCGTGGGAACAAGGCGTTTGGCTTCGGGCTCGGCAAGATTTATCTGTCCGAGGACAATGGAAAAACGTGGCCGCATGAGGCGGTGTTTCGCAATGCGGATAACATCACGTTCAGTTGCATTCTTAGTAGCGGAAACATCGTCTTTGCCACGCGAACGAAGCTTTATCTGAGCACCGATAATCTGAAGACACACAAGCAGATCATCGTCAAGGATCTTGATGGCAGCGATTACATTCCGCACACGCCATTGG is from Novipirellula galeiformis and encodes:
- a CDS encoding lactonase family protein, whose protein sequence is MTCTASEPIIFVSAFKPGDEGAIHAFRFDTQTGTLKPLNQTTGIGHPFFMALSPNGRFLYAIDAEHFGGEEDEFIAAYAIAGETGKLTRLNRQSTRGTASCYLDVDASGKSVVVANYTSGNVAALPVREDGSLEEAASFIQHEGSSVDPKRQKGPNAHSIVISPDNRFALAADLGIDKVLIYRLDADNGKLVASDVQPFAKLPPGSGPRHLTFDPSGQRVYVINELTNTVTYFTYGTESGTLTPQQTISTLPEGFSGTSNCADLKITPDGQFLYGTNRGHDSIAIYRIGSDGRLSLVGIEPSLGGGPQNLLITPDGRWLICANMVGNNVRVFRIDSKTGGLTASGDPISVSMPACVRWLSSN